CCAACGCCCTACGCGGAAAGCGCCCTCAACACGGAAGACGAATCCAGCTTTGCCGGCAAGATGCATCCGGGCACCTGCTGCTCCGATGCGCCGATCAAGGTGAAGGGTGAGGATGGCTGGTTCCTGAACCAGGTCGGAGACGGCTTTACGCTGCTGGTCTTCGGTGCTGAAGAAGCGCGGGATATCTCCGCCGGTAATGTTCAGGCCCGTGTGCTCAGGGTCGGCCGCGACCTGGAGGATGCCGATGGCAAGCTTGCGGAACGGTATGACGCCCAGCCGGGTACGGTCTATCTGATCCGGCCGGACCAGCATGTCGCTGCGCGCTGGCGCTATTTCAACGACAACAAGGTGGAAGCTGCCCTGAAAACCGCGATTGGAGGCGCATGATCCGATGGCTCTTGAACTGACACGGAACATCCCGGACCCGGATGGGTTTTACGAGCACCTGGTCTCCAGCCAGCGCCACATGAGCGACGAAGAGGCGAACTGCATGAATGCCCGCCTCGTCCTGGTTCTGGCAAACCAGATCGGCGATCTGGATACGCTCAAGGCCGCGATTGACTTTGCCGCCGATCCAAAGGCGGACAGGAAGGCGGCTTAGGGGCAGGAGCAAGCTGCAAGACCCCTTCAACAAACTCTGGTGTCACCCCGGGTTCGCATCGCGAGACCCGGGGTCCACTCATTTCCAGAAAGCCGGGAATTGCGGACAATGTGTCGACACAGATTACCCCTTCTCCCGATTTGCAATGCGAGTAGGCTCCGGATTCCCGCTTCGCTGCGCCCGGGATGACACTCTGGAAGGTGTCTTCCATCTCCTCTGGGGGAATCTCGCTGAAGTCATTTTGGTTTCTTCAGCCAGACAGGCACACTGAGCTCATCTCGTTGAAGTGGTGGAGGTCAGGGTGAAGATCGGGCTGGGCGGCGGCTGCCATTGGTGCACCGAGGCCGTTTTTCAGGCAATTCAGGGCATTTCAGACGTGGATCAGGGGTTCATCCGCTCCGATCCGCCCGAGGACGCCTGGTCGGAAGCGGTGGTCGTCACGTTCGATCCGGTCGAGCTGCCGCTGGAGGTGCTGATCGAGATCCATCTCAGAACCCACTCCAGCACCTCGCGGCACAAGATGCGCGGCAAATATCGCAGCGCAGTCTATGTCTATGATGCTGGCACCGGTGTGAAGGTCGGCCGAATCCTGCGGACGCTGCAGCATGATTTCGACGAGCCGCTGATCACAAGCGTGATGACGCTTGCCGATTTCAAACCCTCCGACGAGCGGTTCCGGAACTACTATGTGAACGGTCCGGAGCGGCCTTTCTGCAAGACCTATATCGACCCGAAACTGGCGTTGTTGCGACAGAAATTTGCCAGAGTGCTAAGGCCGGATCGGTTCGAGGCTGCGGAATAAGGGGAGACAAATCTTCTCTATTGTCATCCACGCATTGCGTTCATGACACTGAATGAGAGGGCGCGGCGAGGCGGGACCGGCAGCGTGGGGACTACGTTTCGGCTCTGTCATAAGTGTCGCGGTGTTTGTTCCCCTTCGGTGTCACCCCGGCCAAGCGCAGCGCAGAGCCGGGGCCCACTCGCAGGGCTGCTTGCCGAAGCGCAGGACATTTAGAAATTTGCTTAGGCTTCTTGCGAAGTGACCAACGTCTCTGGAAATGAGTAGGCCCCGGGTCTCCCTTCGGTCGCCCGGGGTGACATCGAGAGAAGGTCGGTTGGCCTCACGGATGCGGATGAGGAAACCCATGCCGCTCGGTCAGTGCCGCAAGAATGGCATCCTTGTCATCAATGAAGCCGCCTTCGGCGAGAACCAGCACCGGCAGGCTTTGATGGGCTTCCCCCAGCAGGTTGACAAGTTCCATCCGGGGGCGCGGCCAGGCAATGCGATGGACCGTGAGCTTCTCGTGCAGGTCAGGGAAAGAGGCCAGAACGCCCTCCATGAGCGCACAGTGCCAGCAATAGAAGACCTGGCCGGGGTAGGCAGGGTCTTCGAAACCTGGCCTGAGCAGGAACAATGTGTCCTTCATGCGGCAACGGGCTCCGATGTCGGTTCAAGCGAGAGATCAAACAGTTCTTTCACATCCGGCCAGTCCGCCCCTTCATGATGTGCCGCGATCTCCAGGAACACTTCCAGAAATTCAAAACAGCCTTCGTCATGGGCGAGGTGATGCGTCAGGAGCCCAAGCGGTTCGCCACCGGTGTTCTGTCGCCGTGTCAGTTGCAGGTCAAAGCGAAGGCGCGCGCTTTCCCAGCCGATGAACCGGACCTGCTTCTTCCACTTCAGAATATCAACATGGGACTGGACCTGGCTGGCCTTCGGGAAATGGTACCAGGTGAAAGTCGACAGGCCTGGCAGGCCGATCTCCGGCAGTCTGCGCCGGATGCCCGGGGCGATCCGGTTCCAGGGCGGCACCATGGCAGGAATGAATTTGTCGCCAAACAGGGTTTCGAGCCGTGTTTTGCCGGCAGAAAGCTCGGCCATCAGCTCGTCGGGGTCGCGGCGGGAGCCGAGTTCTGCAGCCTTTTCACCAAGATCCTTGCGCTGGAAATTCTTGTGCTGCCAGCCATGTTGCAGCACCAGCGCATGGGGTTCTGTGGTAAGGCGCTCGGCAAGGGCCTCCGTGGCGGCTTTCGGAATGACAGCGAGCGCCAGATCGACATTGTGCCGGTTGGCCAGGTCCAGCATGCGGTCCAGGGCCGGTGTCGGTTCGATCGCGTCATCGTCCCGCCACCAGAACCGGACCTTTCGGTTCCGCTCCGCGAACCAGTCGAGATGCCGGGTGAGCTCGCGCTGGAAGCGCTGAAGATCGGTCGTCATGCGCTTCTTTCCTTCAGGTCCTCAAGCAGAATGGCAGCACTTTTTTCAGCGCCGCCCAATGTCACTTCATGAGATGCGCGGGGAAGGGCAAGCGCGTCGTCGATGGCCGCTGCAAGGCGCTCAGGTGTCAGCGCCGCTTCGGGTGTGACAACGGCACGCCCGTGGCGGGCAAGCGCTTCGGCGCGCTGCGTCTGTTCGGTTTCGTTGGCCTGGGCGAACGGCACGAAGACTGCCGGAACGCCGGCAACAAGAACATCGAGCACGGTGTTGTAGCCGGCCTGGCTCACGGAGAGCCTTGCCCGCTTCAGAAGCTCCGGAAAATCGCGGCGTGCGCGCTCGACGATCACACCTTCCGACGCGCTTTGCCGGTAAATGCCAAAGGCATCTTCGGAAATGTCATGTCCGATCAGCACCCGCCAGGGCGTATCCTCGGCACGGCGTGACAGCTGCAGGGCATCGAGGGCCGCAGACAGCAGGTTTTCCGCAACTGCGCCGCCGCCGCAGGAGATGATCACCTCGTCCTCGCCGTCACGGCTGTCTGACGGCGGGCGGGGCGCACCGCCGACATAGCCCGTGTAACGCACCAGC
This genomic interval from Labrenzia sp. VG12 contains the following:
- a CDS encoding peptide-methionine (S)-S-oxide reductase; its protein translation is MKIGLGGGCHWCTEAVFQAIQGISDVDQGFIRSDPPEDAWSEAVVVTFDPVELPLEVLIEIHLRTHSSTSRHKMRGKYRSAVYVYDAGTGVKVGRILRTLQHDFDEPLITSVMTLADFKPSDERFRNYYVNGPERPFCKTYIDPKLALLRQKFARVLRPDRFEAAE
- a CDS encoding polysaccharide deacetylase family protein; translation: MTTDLQRFQRELTRHLDWFAERNRKVRFWWRDDDAIEPTPALDRMLDLANRHNVDLALAVIPKAATEALAERLTTEPHALVLQHGWQHKNFQRKDLGEKAAELGSRRDPDELMAELSAGKTRLETLFGDKFIPAMVPPWNRIAPGIRRRLPEIGLPGLSTFTWYHFPKASQVQSHVDILKWKKQVRFIGWESARLRFDLQLTRRQNTGGEPLGLLTHHLAHDEGCFEFLEVFLEIAAHHEGADWPDVKELFDLSLEPTSEPVAA
- a CDS encoding glycosyltransferase family protein; amino-acid sequence: MSPKAFIHVQHLLGTGHVVRAAAIGKALVSLGVDVTLASGNRIPPTLDTNGLNVIELPACKSPDAGFKRLVTLADEDIDDEWKSARVKASIQAFDEQDYDLLLTETYPFGRRQLDFELTPLLETARARSKPPLIATSIRDILVRKKELWKERWMADQALKYYDRILVHADPGFIRLEDSFPFADDVAELVRYTGYVGGAPRPPSDSRDGEDEVIISCGGGAVAENLLSAALDALQLSRRAEDTPWRVLIGHDISEDAFGIYRQSASEGVIVERARRDFPELLKRARLSVSQAGYNTVLDVLVAGVPAVFVPFAQANETEQTQRAEALARHGRAVVTPEAALTPERLAAAIDDALALPRASHEVTLGGAEKSAAILLEDLKERSA
- a CDS encoding DUF3088 domain-containing protein codes for the protein MKDTLFLLRPGFEDPAYPGQVFYCWHCALMEGVLASFPDLHEKLTVHRIAWPRPRMELVNLLGEAHQSLPVLVLAEGGFIDDKDAILAALTERHGFPHPHP
- a CDS encoding DUF2783 domain-containing protein, whose amino-acid sequence is MALELTRNIPDPDGFYEHLVSSQRHMSDEEANCMNARLVLVLANQIGDLDTLKAAIDFAADPKADRKAA